The Sphingobacterium bambusae genome includes a window with the following:
- the ispG gene encoding (E)-4-hydroxy-3-methylbut-2-enyl-diphosphate synthase gives METKDAIHLAGGYCNSKTTYSRFLTREVKVGNIPMGGNNPIRIQSMTTVDTMDTIGSIEQTIRMVDAGCEYVRITAPSIKEAENLALIKSGLKARGYDVPLVADIHFTPNAAETAARLIEKVRINPGNYADKKKFDQIDYTDSAYEAELERIYKKFSPLVNICKEYGTVMRIGTNHGSLSDRIMSRYGDTPEGMVESALEFIRICEDLKFYDLVVSMKSSNPQVMISAYRLLVEKMVAENMNYPLHLGVTEAGDGEDGRVKSAVGIGALLEDGLGDTVRVSLTEEPEKEAPVAIALVNRYAKRRVAMEQEAPQEIVNLANHSNTAAYEAKEVNAFIGGALVPRVVVDISTSNLKDPFVLDPVGYRYDAVNDKYHMGDQSVDFVYLGSNLPSFTLPGNLKVIYDYETWVTLESKANKHPLFDLISYQQATVHDPVLNLIRISNNDFVGEAFADLKIDKTVVFVLETDHLHGMADQRQFFINFQTIGLDNPVIIKRSYAVDEFSGPVGNVMDPEEPISKIQLYAATDLGALLVDKLGSGIWIDSPATPTDKVASLSFGILQATRSRISKTEYISCPSCGRTLFDLQETTQMIRSRTSHLKGLKIGIMGCIVNGPGEMADADYGYVGAGPDKITLYRGKEVVKKNVSATHALDELIDIIKNDGLWVEEEPLTTV, from the coding sequence ATGGAGACAAAAGACGCAATTCATTTGGCAGGGGGGTATTGTAACTCCAAAACGACATATAGCAGATTTTTAACACGGGAAGTCAAGGTTGGAAATATTCCTATGGGCGGAAATAACCCCATTCGTATCCAAAGCATGACGACCGTCGATACCATGGACACCATCGGCTCGATCGAACAGACGATACGTATGGTAGATGCCGGCTGTGAATATGTGCGCATCACCGCGCCTAGCATCAAGGAGGCAGAGAACCTAGCCCTCATCAAAAGTGGATTGAAAGCACGAGGTTATGACGTACCACTAGTTGCCGATATACATTTCACCCCTAACGCTGCTGAAACAGCGGCGCGTTTAATAGAAAAAGTCCGAATCAATCCCGGTAATTACGCCGACAAGAAAAAATTTGATCAAATCGATTATACCGATAGTGCCTACGAAGCTGAACTGGAACGTATCTACAAGAAGTTTTCGCCATTGGTGAACATCTGTAAAGAGTATGGTACGGTCATGCGCATAGGCACCAATCATGGATCTCTTTCCGATCGTATCATGAGTCGCTATGGCGACACACCTGAAGGCATGGTCGAATCTGCGCTTGAATTCATCCGCATATGTGAAGATCTAAAGTTCTACGACCTTGTGGTCTCCATGAAATCCTCCAATCCGCAGGTCATGATCAGCGCATATCGCCTTTTGGTCGAAAAAATGGTGGCCGAAAACATGAACTATCCGTTACATTTGGGGGTTACCGAAGCCGGCGATGGTGAAGACGGTCGTGTAAAATCAGCGGTTGGCATAGGTGCACTATTAGAAGATGGACTAGGCGACACCGTCAGAGTTTCACTTACTGAAGAACCCGAAAAAGAGGCGCCAGTGGCGATTGCATTGGTCAATAGATATGCCAAGCGACGTGTGGCCATGGAGCAGGAAGCACCGCAAGAAATTGTCAACCTAGCTAACCACAGCAACACGGCCGCCTATGAAGCTAAAGAAGTAAATGCTTTCATCGGAGGCGCACTAGTCCCTAGAGTGGTAGTCGATATTTCTACCTCGAATCTTAAAGATCCCTTCGTGTTGGATCCTGTCGGCTACCGTTATGATGCCGTAAACGATAAATATCATATGGGCGATCAGTCGGTAGATTTCGTTTATCTAGGCTCAAATTTACCGTCATTCACGCTGCCTGGCAACCTTAAGGTGATTTACGATTACGAGACTTGGGTGACATTGGAAAGCAAGGCAAATAAGCATCCTTTGTTTGACCTAATAAGCTATCAACAGGCAACAGTACATGATCCGGTATTGAATCTCATTCGGATTTCAAACAATGATTTTGTAGGTGAAGCGTTTGCCGATCTGAAGATCGACAAAACGGTTGTGTTTGTGCTAGAAACTGATCATCTACATGGCATGGCCGATCAACGTCAATTTTTTATTAATTTCCAAACTATCGGCCTAGATAACCCCGTCATCATCAAACGATCTTACGCCGTCGATGAATTTTCTGGGCCTGTCGGAAATGTGATGGATCCGGAGGAACCTATCTCGAAGATACAGCTTTATGCAGCGACAGATTTAGGAGCACTTTTGGTTGACAAATTAGGATCCGGGATATGGATAGATTCTCCTGCTACTCCAACGGATAAGGTAGCTTCCCTATCCTTTGGTATTCTACAGGCTACACGTTCACGTATATCAAAAACGGAATACATCTCCTGCCCTAGCTGTGGGCGTACGCTTTTCGACCTGCAGGAAACCACACAAATGATCCGAAGCCGCACGAGCCATTTAAAAGGCCTGAAAATAGGCATTATGGGATGTATTGTGAATGGTCCCGGAGAAATGGCCGATGCAGACTACGGTTACGTGGGTGCCGGACCGGATAAGATAACGCTATACCGTGGAAAGGAAGTTGTGAAGAAAAATGTCAGCGCGACACATGCCCTTGACGAGCTTATCGATATCATCAAAAACGATGGTCTTTGGGTAGAAGAAGAACCACTAACGACGGTTTAA
- a CDS encoding KUP/HAK/KT family potassium transporter has product MKTHKHHDAHKLSFAGLLISLGIIFGDIGTSPLYVIKAIFNKGTIEEDLILGSLSCVFWTLTLQTTIKYVWITLNADNKGEGGILSLYSLVRKKAKWLIIPAIIGASTLLADGMITPAITISSAIEGLAIRHPQVPTVPIVVMIITLLFVIQRFGTSIVGRIFGPMMFIWFSTIGILGAMYIKHAPEVFYALNPYYAISTIINHPNALFLIGAIFLCTTGAEALYSDMGHCGKSNIRISWIFVKLTLVLNYFGQGAWLMQHAGTQMGEKNPFYAIMPEGFVVYGIAIATMAAVIASQAMISGSFTLISEAVRLNIWPKVSIRYPSDQKGQLYVPSINLILYIGCMLIIAVFRESSNMEAAYGLAINLTFITTTILMCIFLARVHIPKIWIVVFAIFYFTIEVSFLAGNLVKLTHGGWLTLLLATTLFIAMFSWYGARKIKNSFVRFNDIRDYFPIISELSEDKSVPLFASHLVYLTSANNKNEIESKIIYSIINKKPKRADVYWLVHVDVMDNPHTREFTVEQLIPNKLIRIDFKLGFREEQRISLLFRKVVEDMVEKGEIDITSNYETLKKHKIAGDFNFVVLEKMIAKTHDLRWHEKIILEIYKILKRFSLSEEKGFGLDSSFVTLERVPLNIPTTKEVKLKRLN; this is encoded by the coding sequence ATGAAAACCCATAAGCATCACGATGCACATAAGCTTAGCTTTGCAGGCTTACTCATTAGTCTAGGTATCATTTTTGGCGATATCGGTACATCCCCGCTCTACGTTATTAAAGCTATTTTCAACAAAGGAACGATTGAGGAAGATCTTATTCTGGGTAGTCTCTCCTGTGTTTTTTGGACATTGACGCTACAAACCACCATTAAGTATGTTTGGATAACCCTCAATGCGGATAATAAAGGCGAAGGCGGAATTCTTTCGCTGTACTCTTTGGTTAGAAAAAAAGCAAAATGGTTGATCATTCCTGCCATCATCGGCGCCAGCACCTTATTGGCTGACGGTATGATTACGCCGGCGATCACCATTTCATCCGCGATAGAAGGACTGGCCATCCGACATCCGCAGGTACCCACTGTGCCCATCGTCGTCATGATTATTACCCTTTTATTTGTTATTCAACGCTTTGGCACATCCATCGTGGGACGAATATTTGGCCCAATGATGTTTATTTGGTTCAGCACAATCGGCATCTTGGGAGCCATGTATATTAAACATGCACCCGAGGTATTTTATGCCTTAAACCCTTACTACGCTATTTCCACCATTATCAACCACCCCAACGCACTATTCCTGATCGGCGCAATATTTCTTTGTACCACCGGAGCAGAAGCGCTATATTCCGACATGGGCCATTGCGGAAAATCCAACATTCGCATTAGCTGGATTTTCGTTAAGCTTACCTTGGTACTCAATTACTTTGGGCAAGGCGCTTGGTTGATGCAACATGCAGGCACGCAAATGGGCGAAAAGAACCCATTCTATGCCATCATGCCGGAAGGTTTTGTTGTATATGGTATCGCCATCGCCACCATGGCCGCTGTTATTGCCAGCCAAGCAATGATTTCAGGGTCTTTTACCCTTATTTCGGAAGCCGTGCGGCTCAACATTTGGCCTAAAGTTTCCATCCGCTATCCGAGCGACCAAAAGGGACAGCTTTATGTTCCGTCGATTAACCTTATCTTATATATTGGCTGTATGCTTATCATTGCTGTCTTCAGAGAATCGTCTAATATGGAGGCCGCCTACGGTTTAGCAATCAACTTAACCTTTATTACAACGACCATCTTGATGTGTATATTCTTGGCGCGCGTGCACATCCCAAAAATTTGGATTGTCGTGTTCGCCATATTCTACTTTACTATTGAGGTTTCCTTTTTAGCGGGCAATCTGGTTAAATTAACACACGGCGGATGGCTTACATTGCTTCTGGCAACGACCCTGTTCATCGCCATGTTCTCTTGGTATGGCGCTCGGAAGATAAAGAACAGCTTCGTTCGATTTAATGATATCCGGGACTACTTCCCGATCATATCGGAACTTAGCGAAGACAAATCTGTCCCGCTGTTTGCCTCTCACTTGGTGTATTTGACGAGTGCAAACAATAAAAATGAAATAGAATCGAAGATCATCTATTCCATTATCAACAAAAAACCCAAACGCGCCGACGTCTACTGGCTTGTCCATGTTGATGTGATGGACAATCCGCATACGCGCGAATTCACGGTAGAGCAGCTCATCCCAAATAAACTGATCCGAATAGACTTCAAACTCGGATTTAGAGAGGAACAACGCATCAGCCTACTATTCCGTAAGGTTGTTGAAGATATGGTAGAAAAAGGAGAGATCGATATTACCAGCAACTACGAAACCTTGAAGAAGCACAAAATAGCAGGCGATTTCAACTTTGTGGTGCTTGAAAAGATGATTGCCAAAACACATGATCTTAGATGGCATGAAAAGATCATTCTAGAAATCTATAAAATCCTGAAACGCTTCAGTTTATCGGAGGAAAAAGGCTTTGGATTAGATAGTAGCTTCGTGACCCTAGAGCGCGTCCCGCTAAATATCCCAACGACGAAAGAAGTCAAATTAAAAAGACTGAACTAG
- a CDS encoding T9SS type A sorting domain-containing protein — protein sequence MMKKIAFVAFASIYMLQGVQATSQSSRISAKTSSSQFTLSHLPEEDSEKLINNVKVFYNPVAEQITTNFKMSKPGTVAIKVMDALGNEVLNLMNGRLDAGMQNLSFDSNGKLTTGVYFVRVTSGAETVVKRISVR from the coding sequence ATGATGAAGAAAATAGCTTTTGTTGCCTTTGCAAGCATATATATGCTGCAAGGAGTACAGGCTACGTCACAATCTTCTCGTATTTCTGCTAAGACCAGCTCTTCTCAATTTACGCTTTCCCATTTGCCCGAAGAAGATAGCGAAAAGCTTATCAATAATGTTAAGGTTTTCTACAATCCCGTTGCTGAACAGATAACGACAAACTTCAAAATGTCCAAGCCAGGTACGGTGGCCATCAAGGTAATGGATGCGCTAGGAAACGAAGTACTTAATCTAATGAACGGTAGATTAGACGCGGGTATGCAAAATTTGTCGTTTGACTCCAATGGAAAGTTGACCACGGGTGTTTATTTTGTTCGCGTCACCTCAGGCGCAGAGACCGTTGTTAAACGTATTTCTGTACGTTAA